The DNA segment TTGGTCTCGCCGAAGATCTTCACGCTGCCATCGTCTTCGATGTCGATGGAGGCCTTGGTCTCTTCGCAGATCGAGCGGATGGTGGCGCCGCCCTTGCCAATGACGTCGCGAATCTTATCGGTGTCGATCTTCATCGCGATCATGGTCGGAGCGTTGGCCGACAGCTCGCTACGGGACTGGGCGATGATCTGGTTCATCTGGCCAAGGATGTTCAGGCGCGCTTCCAGAGCCTGCTCCAGGGCGATTTCCATGATCTCTTCGGTGATGCCGTTGATCTTGATGTCCATCTGCAGCGCGGTCACACCCTTGGCGGTACCGGCTACCTTGAAGTCCATGTCGCCCAGGTGGTCTTCGTCACCCAGGATGTCAGTCAGGACGGCGAACTTGTCACCTTCCTTGACCAGGCCCATGGCGATACCAGCAACCGGCGCCTTCATCGGCACACCAGCGTCCATCAGGGCCAACGAGGCGCCGCAGACGGAAGCCATGGAGCTGGAACCGTTGGACTCGGTGATCTCCGACACAACGCGGATGGTGTAGGGGAACTCGTCGCCTTTCGGCAGCATGGCGGAAACGCCACGACGGGCCAGGCGACCGTGGCCGATTTCGCGGCGACCGGCGCTGCCCATACGGCCGCACTCACCCACCGAGTAGGGCGGGAAGTTGTAGTGCAGCATGAAGGCGTCCTTGCGCTCGCCTTCCAGGGTGTCCAGCAGCTGGGCGTCACGGGCGGTGCCGAGGGTGGCAACGACCAGGGCCTGGGTTTCGCCACGGGTGAACAGGGCGGAACCGTGGGTCTTGTCCAGCACGCCGACTTCGACCTTCAGCGGACGGACGGTACGGGTGTCACGGCCGTCGATACGCGGCTTGCCGTTAACAATGTTTTCGCGAACGGTGCGGTATTCCAGCAGACCGAAGGCGTCTTTCACTTCACCAGCCGGGAACTGACCTTCTTCCTCGCCAACGAAGCGGGCGATGACCTGGTCACGCAGCTCGTCCAGGCGGTTGTAGCGGTCCTGCTTGATGGTGATGGTGTAAGCCTGGGAGATGGCCTCGCCGAACTCGGCCTTGATAGCGCTGAGCAGAGCGGTGTTCTCGGCAGGCGCGCTCCAGTTCCAGCTCGGCTTGCCAGCTTCGGCAGCGAATTCCTTGACCGCATTGATCACGGACTGGAATTCCTGGTGGGCGAACAGAACGCCACCCAGCATCTGATCTTCGGTCAGCTCTTGAGCTTCGGATTCAACCATCAGCACGGCGTCTTCGGTACCGGCAACGACCATGTCCAGGGCGGAGGCTTTCAGCTGCTCGTAGTTCGGGTTCAGCAGGTAGCCGGTTTCTTCGTGGTAGGCCACGCGAGCGGCGCCGATCGGGCCATTGAACGGGATGCCGGAAATGGCCAGGGCGGCAGAGGTACCGATCATGGCAGCGATGTCCGGATCGGTCTTCTTGTTGGTGGATACCACGGTGCAGATGACCTGAACTTCGTTCAGGAAACCTTCCGGGAACAGCGGGCGGATCGGACGGTCGATCAGGCGCGAGGTCAGGGTTTCCTTCTCGGAAGGACGGCCTTCACGCTTGAAGAAGCCACCGGGGATGCGTCCGGCTGCGTAGGTTTTCTCCTGGTAGTGAACGGACAGCGGGAAGAAACCCTTGCCTGGGTCGGCCTGCTTGGCGCCAACCACGGTCACCAGTACGGTGACGTCTTCGTCCATGGTGACCAGAACGGCACCGGAAGCTTGACGGGCGATACGGCCAGTCTCGAGGGTAACGGTCGATTGACCGAACTGGAACTTCTTGATTACCGGGTTCACGGTGTTTTCCTTCTCTGTGTTGCCTTGGGGGAAATCGTGGGAGTGGCGGGAGTCGGACCCGAATCAATCCCTGAAAAAGCTTGAAGCCGGAAAGCCGAAAGCTGGAACGATGTCCAGCTTCCGGTTTCCAGCTTCAAGCGCGTCTGTGTCGCTTAGCGACGCAGACCCAGACGACCGATCAGGGCGCTGTAACGAGAGGTGTCCTTACCCTTCAGGTAGTCCAGCAGCTTGCGGCGCTGGTTAACCATGCGGATCAGACCACGACGGGAGTGGTGATCTTTACCGTTGGCCTTGAAGTGATCCTGCAGCTTGTTGATGTTGGCGGTCAGCAGGGCAACCTGCACTTCCGGAGAACCGGTATCGCCTTCAGCTTGCTTGTACTCGTTAACGATCTGGGCTTTTTCAGTAACGCTCAGTGCCATGATGGGCTTCCTCTGAGGTAATAGGCCGGGACCTTCGCCCCGCGTTCAAAAGAGAGGAGTGACCGTGCCTATTAACAGCCACCCTCGGATCGGTCATTCCGACCGAATCAGTCGACGCGGCGCTACGCGCCCGTCATCGCTCACTTCACCGATACCGATGAAGCGACCGGTGTGATCCTGTACTCGCATCATTCCGAACTTCGGCGCTTCCGGAGCCCGCACCGGCTGGCCGTGAAGCCAGTAGTAGGCGCTGTGCTCAGTCAGCTGAATCAGCGGCCAGTGCTCCAGGCCACTGTCGACCGGCAGGAGGAACTGGTCCAATGCCTCATTGCCGCCTTCGGCATGGGCCTTCTCCAGGGCTTCCAGGCTGATGGCCTGGGCCAGTGCGAAGGGGCCCGCCTGGGTCCGGCGCAGCTCCGCGACGTGCGCCCCACATCCCAGGACCTGACCGAGATCCTCGACCAGAGTGCGGATATAGGTGCCTTTGCTGCAGGCTACGGCCAATCTTGCCTGGCTGTTTTCACAGGCCAGCAATTCCAGGCGCGCAATAGTAACAGAACGCGCCTCACGCTCCACTACTTCACCAGCGCGCGCCAGCTTGTAGAGCGGTTGGCCATCCTTCTTCAGTGCCGAGTACATCGGCGGTATCTGTTTGATTTCGCCACGAAAACGCGGCAGCTGCGCCTCGATTTCCTCACGACCAACGGTCACTTCGCGACGCTCCAGCACCTCGCCCTCGGCGTCGCCGGTGGTGGTGGTGACACCCAACTGGGCCAGGGTTTCGTATCCCTTGTCGGCATCCAGCAGGTACTGGGAGAACTTGGTCGCCTCGCCAAAGCACAACGGCAGAACGCCTGTCGCCAGCGGATCGAGGCTGCCGGTGTGCCCCGCCTTCTCGGCATTGAGCAACCAGCGGACCTTCTGCAGCGCAGCGTTGGAGCTCATGCCGCGAGGCTTGTCGAGAATCAGCACGCCGCTGACATTGCGGCGAATACGTTTTACCTGGGCCACGCCATCACTCTCCGTCGCTGCCCGGGTGCTTGCGGTCTTCCGCAACCGCGCGCTCGATCAGCGCAGACAGCTCGGCACCCCGGCGAATACTGGCGTCGTAATGGAAATGCAGTTGCGGAACGCTGCGCAGCTTCATCGCCTTGCCCAGCTGCATACGCAGGAAACCGGCGGCATCCTGGAGGATGTCGAGGTTCAGTTTGACCTTCTCGACATTGTCGTCCTGGCCCATCACGGTGATGAACACCTTGGCGTGGGACAGGTCACGGCTCACATCGACCGCGGTGATGGTCACCAGACCCAGGCGCGGGTCCTTGATTTCACGCTGGATCAGCAGCGCCAGTTCGCGCTGCATCTGGTCGCCGATGCGCTGGGTACGGCTGTATTCTTTAGCCATTTCGTTTCACTCATGAACGCTAAAAGCCGAAAGCCAGGAGTGGAAAGCGATGGCTTCCAACTCCTGGCTCCCGGCTTGTGGCTAGCGCGGCACTTACAGCGTGCGCGCCACCTGGACCTTCTCGAAGACTTCGATCTTGTCGCCGACTTTGACGTCGTTGTAGCTCTTCACGCCGATACCGCACTCCATGCCGGCACGCACCTCGGACACGTCGTCCTTGAAGCGGCGCAGGGATTCCAGTTCGCCTTCGAAGATCACCACGTCGTCGCGCAGTACGCGGATCGGACGGTTGCGGTGTACCAGACCCTCGGTAACCATGCAGCCAGCGACCGCGCCGAACTTCGGCGAGCGGAACACGTCACGCACCTCGGCGATACCCAGGATGTTCTCCCGGACTTCGCTGCCCAGCATGCCGGACAGTGCTTTCTTAACGTCTTCGATGATGTCGTAGATGATGTTGTAGTAGCGCAGGTCCAGACCTTCCTGCTCGACGATCTTGCGCGCACCGGCATCGGCACGCACGTTGAAGCCGAACAGCACGGCGTTGGACGCCAGCGCCAGGTTGGCGTCGCTCTCGGTGATACCACCTACGCCGCCACCAACAACACGTACCTGGACTTCTTCGTTGCCGATGTCGGACAGGGCGCCCTGCAGGGCCTCGAGAGAACCACGCACATCGGACTTGAGCACGATGTTGAGGGTCTTCTTCTCGTCCTGGCCCATGCTTTCGAAGATGTTCTCCAGCTTCGAGGACTGCTGGCGAGCCAGCTTGACTTCGCGGAACTTGCCTTGACGGAACAGCGCGACTTCGCGGGCCTTCTTCTCGTCGGCAACCACGGTCAGGTCGTCACCGGCGTCCGGCGTACCGTCCAGGCCAAGGATCTCGACCGGGATCGACGGACCGGCTTCTTTCACCGGCTTGCCATTCTCGTCAAGCATGGCGCGAACGCGACCATAGTTGACGCCGCAGAGAACCATGTCGCCCTGACGCAGGGTACCGTCCTGTACCAGCACGGTAGCCACCGGGCCACGGCCCTTGTCCAGGCGGGATTCGACCACTACGCCACGGCCAGGGGCCGACGGAGTTGCGGTGAGTTCCAGTACTTCGGCCTGCAGCAGCACGGCCTCAAGCAGATCTTCAACACCGGTACCGGCCTTGGCCGACACAGGTACGAACTGGGTATCGCCGCCCCACTCTTCCGGAATCACATCCAGCGCGGCCAGGCCATTCTTGATGTTGTCCGGGTTGGCTTCGGGCTTGTCCATCTTGTTGACCGCAACCACGATCGGCACGCCGGCCGCTTTCGCGTGCTGCACGGCTTCGATGGTCTGCGGCATCACGCCGTCGTCAGCCGCCACCACCAGGATGACGATGTCGGTGGCCTTGGCACCACGGGCACGCATCGCGGTAAACGCGGCGTGGCCGGGGGTGTCGAGGAAGGTCACCATGCCGCGATCGGTTTCAACGTGGTAGGCACCGATGTGCTGGGTGATGCCGCCGGCTTCACCGCTGGCCACCTTGGTTCGGCGGATGTAGTCCAGCAGCGAGGTCTTGCCATGGTCGACGTGACCCATGACGGTCACGACCGGCGCACGCGTCAGAACCTCACCTTCGAACTTCAGGGATTCGGCCAGCTGATCTTCAAGGGCGTTCTCGTTGACCAGCTTGACCTTGTGGCCGAACTCTTCGGCGATCAACTGAGCGGTCTCGCGATCGAGCACCTGGTTGATGGTCACCGGAGTGCCCATCTTGAACATGAGCTTGACGACTTCGGCGCCCTTGACTGCCATCTGTGCGGCCAGTTCGGCCACGGTGATGGTCTCGCCAATGCTGACTTCACGCACGATAGGTCCTGTTGGGCTCTGGAACCCATGTTGGTTACGCTTTTTCAGCTTGGACTTGCCGCCACGCCCACCACGACGACCGAAGGAATCGCTTTCCTCTTCGGTGCTGCGCGGGGCAACGCGGGGAGCCGGAGCCTTTTCCTTTTCCTTGAGCGAAGGACGGTGCTGCGCGTGCTTGCGGTCGCGGCGATCATCTTCGTCGCGAGCGCGCTCAGGACGCGGCGCTTCCTTCTTGCGATCTGCGGCAGCTGCAGCTGCAGCCGGCGCAGCAGCACCGGCCTGAGCGGCTACCGGGGCACTTGCAGGAGCGGCTACAGGCTCGGCGGCCGCAACCGGGGCGTCGGCCCTGGCAGGCTCAACCGCCTCCTTCGCACGCGCATCCGCTTCGCGACGGGCAGCCTCTTCGGCGCGCTGACGCGCCTCTTCCTCGGCCTTCAGGCGAGCGGCTTCTTCCGTTGCGCGCTGCTCCTCGAGCTCACGCTGACGCTCAGCCTCGATCTCGTCGGGGC comes from the Pseudomonas sp. TCU-HL1 genome and includes:
- the infB gene encoding translation initiation factor IF-2, with product MTQVTVKELAQVVDTPVERLLLQMREAGLPHTSSEQVVTDNEKQALLAHLKSSHGERLEEPRKITLQRKTTTTLRVAGSKTINVEVRKKKTYVKRSPDEIEAERQRELEEQRATEEAARLKAEEEARQRAEEAARREADARAKEAVEPARADAPVAAAEPVAAPASAPVAAQAGAAAPAAAAAAADRKKEAPRPERARDEDDRRDRKHAQHRPSLKEKEKAPAPRVAPRSTEEESDSFGRRGGRGGKSKLKKRNQHGFQSPTGPIVREVSIGETITVAELAAQMAVKGAEVVKLMFKMGTPVTINQVLDRETAQLIAEEFGHKVKLVNENALEDQLAESLKFEGEVLTRAPVVTVMGHVDHGKTSLLDYIRRTKVASGEAGGITQHIGAYHVETDRGMVTFLDTPGHAAFTAMRARGAKATDIVILVVAADDGVMPQTIEAVQHAKAAGVPIVVAVNKMDKPEANPDNIKNGLAALDVIPEEWGGDTQFVPVSAKAGTGVEDLLEAVLLQAEVLELTATPSAPGRGVVVESRLDKGRGPVATVLVQDGTLRQGDMVLCGVNYGRVRAMLDENGKPVKEAGPSIPVEILGLDGTPDAGDDLTVVADEKKAREVALFRQGKFREVKLARQQSSKLENIFESMGQDEKKTLNIVLKSDVRGSLEALQGALSDIGNEEVQVRVVGGGVGGITESDANLALASNAVLFGFNVRADAGARKIVEQEGLDLRYYNIIYDIIEDVKKALSGMLGSEVRENILGIAEVRDVFRSPKFGAVAGCMVTEGLVHRNRPIRVLRDDVVIFEGELESLRRFKDDVSEVRAGMECGIGVKSYNDVKVGDKIEVFEKVQVARTL
- the truB gene encoding tRNA pseudouridine(55) synthase TruB, producing MAQVKRIRRNVSGVLILDKPRGMSSNAALQKVRWLLNAEKAGHTGSLDPLATGVLPLCFGEATKFSQYLLDADKGYETLAQLGVTTTTGDAEGEVLERREVTVGREEIEAQLPRFRGEIKQIPPMYSALKKDGQPLYKLARAGEVVEREARSVTIARLELLACENSQARLAVACSKGTYIRTLVEDLGQVLGCGAHVAELRRTQAGPFALAQAISLEALEKAHAEGGNEALDQFLLPVDSGLEHWPLIQLTEHSAYYWLHGQPVRAPEAPKFGMMRVQDHTGRFIGIGEVSDDGRVAPRRLIRSE
- the rpsO gene encoding 30S ribosomal protein S15, yielding MALSVTEKAQIVNEYKQAEGDTGSPEVQVALLTANINKLQDHFKANGKDHHSRRGLIRMVNQRRKLLDYLKGKDTSRYSALIGRLGLRR
- the rbfA gene encoding 30S ribosome-binding factor RbfA, with the protein product MAKEYSRTQRIGDQMQRELALLIQREIKDPRLGLVTITAVDVSRDLSHAKVFITVMGQDDNVEKVKLNLDILQDAAGFLRMQLGKAMKLRSVPQLHFHYDASIRRGAELSALIERAVAEDRKHPGSDGE
- the pnp gene encoding polyribonucleotide nucleotidyltransferase; amino-acid sequence: MNPVIKKFQFGQSTVTLETGRIARQASGAVLVTMDEDVTVLVTVVGAKQADPGKGFFPLSVHYQEKTYAAGRIPGGFFKREGRPSEKETLTSRLIDRPIRPLFPEGFLNEVQVICTVVSTNKKTDPDIAAMIGTSAALAISGIPFNGPIGAARVAYHEETGYLLNPNYEQLKASALDMVVAGTEDAVLMVESEAQELTEDQMLGGVLFAHQEFQSVINAVKEFAAEAGKPSWNWSAPAENTALLSAIKAEFGEAISQAYTITIKQDRYNRLDELRDQVIARFVGEEEGQFPAGEVKDAFGLLEYRTVRENIVNGKPRIDGRDTRTVRPLKVEVGVLDKTHGSALFTRGETQALVVATLGTARDAQLLDTLEGERKDAFMLHYNFPPYSVGECGRMGSAGRREIGHGRLARRGVSAMLPKGDEFPYTIRVVSEITESNGSSSMASVCGASLALMDAGVPMKAPVAGIAMGLVKEGDKFAVLTDILGDEDHLGDMDFKVAGTAKGVTALQMDIKINGITEEIMEIALEQALEARLNILGQMNQIIAQSRSELSANAPTMIAMKIDTDKIRDVIGKGGATIRSICEETKASIDIEDDGSVKIFGETKEAAEAARQRVLGITAEAEIGKVYVGKVERIVDFGAFVNILPGKDGLVHISQISDKRIDKVTDVLQEGQEVKVLVLDVDNRGRIKLSMKDVEAAEASGV